A single region of the Sphingobium sp. EP60837 genome encodes:
- a CDS encoding glycosyltransferase yields the protein MTLNVLTLSTLFPDMSRPNFGVFVERQARELASRPDVKVTVVAPLGVPVWPIGLSNRYAPLRALPRKERWQDLTVYRPLFSTIPKIGARINVGNMTRAILPLVRHLHEQQPFDVIDASFFFPDGPVAQRLSHALGIPYSIKARGADIHYWGRRRDTRGLVKRAGDEAAGLLAVSSAMRRSMAKMGMGAEKIRVHYTGVDLDRFEIADRAAAKEALGFEGPVILCVGALIPRKGQDLLVQALPRLPGVTLLFAGQGQYRRALEKQAEELGVDRRIGFLGSVPHDRLPRIYAAADVMALPSSSEGLANAWVESLACGTPIVITDVGGARELLDRPEAGHIVDRDPDAIATAIGDLLTNPPEREAVRDTALRFTWEANGDLLLHHLKGIARSG from the coding sequence ATGACGCTGAATGTCCTAACGCTATCGACCCTGTTCCCGGACATGAGCCGCCCCAATTTCGGGGTGTTTGTCGAACGACAGGCCCGGGAACTCGCCAGCCGCCCGGATGTGAAGGTAACCGTGGTCGCGCCGCTTGGCGTCCCGGTCTGGCCGATCGGCCTGTCGAACCGCTATGCGCCGCTGCGCGCCCTGCCGCGGAAGGAAAGATGGCAGGACCTGACGGTGTACCGCCCCCTTTTCTCCACCATTCCCAAGATCGGCGCACGGATCAACGTCGGCAACATGACGCGGGCCATCCTGCCGCTGGTGCGCCACCTGCATGAGCAGCAGCCCTTCGACGTCATCGACGCCAGCTTCTTCTTCCCCGATGGTCCAGTCGCACAGCGCCTCTCTCACGCGCTCGGCATACCCTATTCGATCAAGGCGCGCGGCGCGGACATCCATTATTGGGGCAGGCGCCGAGACACTCGCGGCTTGGTCAAGCGCGCGGGAGACGAAGCTGCAGGTCTGCTCGCGGTTTCCAGCGCGATGCGCCGGTCGATGGCCAAGATGGGCATGGGGGCTGAAAAAATCCGCGTCCACTATACTGGCGTAGATCTCGATCGGTTCGAGATCGCCGACCGAGCCGCAGCCAAGGAAGCGCTGGGCTTTGAAGGCCCCGTGATCCTCTGCGTCGGCGCACTCATCCCGCGCAAGGGGCAGGATCTTCTGGTGCAGGCGCTTCCCCGCCTCCCAGGCGTCACGCTGTTATTCGCAGGCCAGGGACAATATCGCCGTGCCTTGGAAAAGCAGGCGGAGGAGCTGGGCGTCGATCGCCGCATCGGATTCCTCGGCTCTGTTCCCCATGACCGCCTGCCGCGTATCTACGCCGCCGCCGATGTGATGGCCCTTCCCTCATCCTCGGAGGGGCTCGCCAATGCCTGGGTTGAATCGCTCGCCTGCGGTACGCCGATCGTCATTACCGACGTAGGCGGGGCACGCGAACTGCTCGACCGTCCGGAGGCTGGCCATATCGTCGATCGTGATCCTGACGCCATTGCCACCGCCATCGGGGACCTTCTCACCAATCCGCCCGAGCGTGAGGCCGTGCGTGACACGGCGCTGCGCTTCACCTGGGAAGCAAATGGCGATCTGCTGCTTCATCATCTGAAAGGCATCGCCCGTAGCGGCTAG
- a CDS encoding LemA family protein, producing MTILRRFSPAFLLPLLSAFALSACGINSVPAAEEVAKAKWADVQAQYQRRSNLVGNLVATVKAAGKQEQDTLVKVTEARAKATSVQVNAEDLSDPAKVQQFQQAQAQLSQGLGRLLASVEAYPDLKTNQNFLDLQSQLEGTENRIAVAIRDYNEAVRAYNTRIRTFPDAIGAKIIHGAKPMTPFHATTPGAEEAPKVDFGN from the coding sequence ATGACGATCCTGCGCCGTTTTTCCCCTGCCTTTCTCCTTCCGCTGCTGTCGGCATTCGCGCTTTCAGCCTGCGGCATCAACAGCGTGCCAGCCGCCGAGGAAGTGGCAAAGGCCAAATGGGCCGATGTCCAGGCGCAATATCAGCGTCGCTCCAACTTGGTCGGCAATCTGGTCGCCACGGTCAAGGCCGCGGGCAAGCAGGAACAGGACACCTTGGTCAAAGTGACCGAGGCCCGCGCCAAAGCCACCTCGGTCCAGGTGAATGCCGAAGACCTGTCAGATCCCGCGAAAGTTCAGCAGTTCCAGCAGGCGCAGGCGCAACTCAGCCAGGGTCTGGGCCGGTTGCTGGCGTCGGTTGAAGCCTATCCCGACCTCAAGACCAATCAGAATTTCCTTGATCTGCAGTCGCAACTGGAAGGCACGGAAAATCGGATCGCCGTCGCCATCCGCGACTATAACGAAGCCGTCCGCGCTTATAATACGCGCATCCGCACTTTCCCCGACGCGATCGGCGCAAAGATCATCCACGGCGCCAAGCCGATGACGCCCTTCCACGCGACGACGCCCGGCGCAGAGGAAGCGCCGAAGGTCGATTTCGGTAACTGA
- a CDS encoding helix-turn-helix domain-containing protein encodes MITRIREVRKAKGLTLEQVAALCQPPTTAQTIGRLETGTRTVSVNWVNRIAQALGVGSSELVALPGQSVVPVAALLGPEGARAPTRNLSFPPPVPADAMIGVQVSASIGDYRSGDEIWCRRIGPEEFASALNRDMLLPRHAGRFVFGRLIGREGDRLHILPLGSGSRQQVISDPPWGAVAVQLVRQL; translated from the coding sequence ATGATCACGCGCATCAGAGAGGTCCGAAAAGCCAAGGGGCTGACGCTCGAACAGGTCGCGGCTCTCTGCCAGCCGCCGACCACTGCGCAGACGATCGGCAGGCTGGAAACCGGCACGCGAACCGTATCGGTCAACTGGGTGAACCGCATCGCCCAGGCGCTGGGTGTCGGATCATCCGAACTGGTGGCCTTGCCAGGACAAAGCGTCGTCCCGGTCGCCGCGCTGCTGGGTCCCGAAGGCGCACGCGCTCCAACACGCAACCTATCCTTCCCGCCCCCTGTCCCCGCCGACGCCATGATCGGCGTCCAGGTGTCCGCCAGCATCGGCGATTACCGCAGCGGCGATGAAATCTGGTGCCGCCGCATCGGCCCTGAAGAATTTGCAAGCGCGCTGAACCGCGACATGCTGCTTCCCCGCCACGCCGGCCGCTTCGTCTTCGGCAGGCTGATCGGCCGCGAAGGGGACCGATTGCACATCCTGCCGCTGGGCAGCGGCAGCAGACAGCAGGTCATCAGCGATCCACCCTGGGGCGCTGTCGCGGTCCAGTTGGTCAGACAATTATAG
- the mscL gene encoding large conductance mechanosensitive channel protein MscL gives MGLISEFKTFINRGNVIDLAVGVIIGGAFATITKSLTDDLIMPVIGFLFGGADFSRYFIRLGDIPAGFKGNPESYTDLKSAGVAMLGWGEFLTVFVNFLILAFIIFLLVKAVNRLMPKPAEAPVATPEDIMLLREIRDSLKK, from the coding sequence ATGGGGCTGATTTCCGAATTCAAGACATTCATCAATCGCGGGAACGTGATCGATCTGGCTGTCGGCGTGATTATCGGCGGCGCTTTTGCTACGATTACCAAGTCGCTGACCGATGATCTCATCATGCCGGTAATCGGCTTTTTGTTCGGGGGCGCCGACTTTTCCCGCTACTTCATCCGGCTCGGCGATATTCCGGCGGGGTTCAAGGGCAATCCCGAAAGCTATACCGACCTGAAGAGCGCGGGCGTCGCGATGCTGGGATGGGGCGAGTTTCTCACCGTTTTCGTGAATTTTCTGATCCTGGCGTTCATCATCTTCCTGCTTGTGAAGGCGGTGAACAGGTTGATGCCCAAGCCCGCGGAGGCGCCTGTCGCCACGCCCGAAGACATCATGCTGCTGCGCGAAATCCGGGACAGTTTGAAAAAATAA
- a CDS encoding TPM domain-containing protein: protein MIRRLLLILALLVWIPAAQGQSFPAFDDKGVVDAANLLDPAQEQALSQKLIAQKRASGRALVVATIPDLQGYDISDFGYRLGRAWAIGDKNSQGVLLIIAPNERKVRIEAGYGVEGILTDALSSQIIRNAITPRFKAGDMAGGINAGVDQISALLALPPDQARARAAQAEAEARQQDDGSSGIAGFWIILFFIFFILLPLLSRARGGKRYRRGGLNAPVVIWGPGLGSGWGSGGGSWGGSSWGGGDSGGGFSGGGSFGGGGASGSW, encoded by the coding sequence ATGATCCGCCGCCTGCTCCTGATCCTTGCACTGCTGGTCTGGATACCCGCCGCGCAAGGACAGAGCTTCCCCGCTTTCGATGACAAGGGGGTGGTCGATGCGGCCAACCTCCTCGATCCCGCGCAGGAACAGGCGCTCAGTCAAAAGCTGATCGCGCAAAAGCGGGCGAGCGGACGGGCCTTGGTTGTGGCCACCATTCCCGACCTGCAGGGCTATGACATTTCCGACTTTGGCTACCGGCTGGGACGAGCTTGGGCGATCGGCGACAAAAACAGCCAAGGCGTCTTGCTGATCATTGCGCCCAACGAACGGAAGGTGAGGATTGAGGCCGGATATGGGGTCGAAGGCATACTGACCGATGCGCTCTCGTCCCAGATCATCCGCAACGCGATTACGCCCCGCTTCAAGGCGGGCGACATGGCGGGCGGTATCAATGCCGGCGTTGACCAGATCTCGGCGCTCCTCGCCCTTCCGCCCGATCAGGCAAGAGCGCGCGCCGCTCAAGCCGAGGCAGAAGCGCGGCAGCAGGATGATGGCAGCAGCGGCATCGCCGGCTTCTGGATCATCCTGTTTTTCATATTCTTCATCCTGTTACCGCTATTGTCGCGGGCGCGCGGCGGCAAACGCTATCGGCGCGGCGGCTTGAACGCTCCGGTCGTGATCTGGGGACCTGGCCTCGGTTCAGGCTGGGGCAGCGGCGGCGGTAGCTGGGGTGGGTCCAGCTGGGGGGGCGGCGACAGCGGCGGCGGCTTTTCAGGCGGCGGCAGCTTCGGCGGCGGCGGCGCATCGGGAAGCTGGTGA
- a CDS encoding TPM domain-containing protein: MQLLFSHADHDLVSAAVAEAEADSSGEIVTIVARRSDSYHDVGLSWAAAAIFLALSLMAAFPAQLRAFLSSLLLDWEHELTDWKLLTGITGLLILKFLAVRYLLAIMPLRMLMTPRATKARRVRRRAILLFRTAAEARTRGRTGVLIYLSLDEHRAEIVADRAINDKVAPEAWGDAMATLIDSIRSGRAGEGMAQAVGKVGAILATHFPREQNDVNELPDRLIEL; the protein is encoded by the coding sequence ATGCAACTTCTTTTCAGCCATGCCGACCATGACCTTGTGTCGGCCGCCGTTGCGGAAGCAGAGGCGGACAGCTCCGGTGAGATCGTCACCATCGTCGCCCGGCGTTCCGACAGTTATCATGATGTAGGGCTAAGCTGGGCTGCGGCCGCCATATTCCTTGCGCTGTCACTAATGGCCGCATTCCCCGCCCAGCTGCGCGCCTTTTTGTCGTCGCTGCTGCTCGACTGGGAACATGAGCTGACGGACTGGAAACTCCTGACCGGTATCACCGGCCTTCTTATCCTGAAGTTCCTGGCAGTGCGCTATCTGCTCGCCATCATGCCGCTTCGGATGCTGATGACGCCGCGCGCCACCAAGGCCAGGCGGGTCCGTCGCCGCGCAATCCTGCTTTTCCGAACCGCCGCCGAAGCGCGAACACGCGGCCGCACCGGCGTCCTGATATACCTCTCGCTTGACGAGCATCGCGCAGAAATCGTCGCTGATCGCGCCATCAACGATAAAGTGGCGCCAGAAGCTTGGGGTGACGCCATGGCAACGCTCATCGACTCGATCCGGTCCGGGCGCGCCGGAGAAGGAATGGCGCAGGCCGTGGGCAAGGTGGGAGCAATCCTGGCCACGCATTTTCCGCGCGAGCAGAACGACGTCAATGAATTGCCCGACAGGCTGATCGAATTATGA
- a CDS encoding DUF6456 domain-containing protein produces MRSQFVKQKIEDPAGCVQTVAVNMGESPLAWLHARGHLSERHYRAGDLLRADWEKAGLGPRVTMRWDAAPGTGGHRAGACVPDPTLTQLSARERFHAAIAAAGPGLSDILWRVACAGEGLAAAERALGWPSRAGKLVLTLALDRVADWYRVA; encoded by the coding sequence ATGCGGAGCCAGTTTGTGAAGCAGAAGATCGAGGACCCGGCTGGCTGTGTCCAGACGGTGGCGGTGAATATGGGCGAATCGCCGCTCGCCTGGCTGCATGCGCGGGGGCATTTAAGCGAACGCCATTATCGCGCGGGCGACCTGTTGCGCGCCGATTGGGAGAAGGCGGGCCTTGGTCCCAGAGTGACTATGCGGTGGGATGCGGCGCCGGGGACAGGCGGGCACAGGGCAGGGGCTTGCGTTCCTGATCCGACGCTGACCCAGCTGTCCGCACGCGAACGCTTCCATGCCGCCATCGCCGCCGCGGGGCCGGGGCTTAGCGATATATTATGGCGAGTAGCCTGTGCGGGTGAGGGGCTTGCGGCGGCAGAGCGCGCGCTGGGCTGGCCCAGCCGGGCGGGCAAGCTGGTGCTCACGCTTGCGTTGGACCGGGTGGCGGACTGGTACAGGGTAGCGTGA
- a CDS encoding NUDIX hydrolase — MSEQDMAAAEEIMWAGRFITAKRRGRWEYVGRARGIHAAVILAIDEDADGTRHVLLVDQFRVPLGRRCIELPAGLVGDNEEGEESALAATRELEEETGYRAGRMEAAGDFYSSPGMVSESFCLFRAHDLQKTGEGGGVDGEDIRVHRVPIADVADRIEAWRAEGFAIDVKLLLLLGPELSR; from the coding sequence ATGAGTGAACAGGATATGGCCGCCGCAGAGGAAATCATGTGGGCCGGCCGCTTCATCACCGCCAAGCGGCGGGGCAGATGGGAATATGTGGGGCGCGCGCGTGGTATCCATGCCGCCGTGATCCTAGCGATCGATGAAGATGCGGACGGCACGCGCCACGTGCTGTTGGTCGATCAATTCCGCGTCCCGCTCGGCCGTCGTTGCATCGAGCTGCCAGCCGGGCTGGTCGGCGACAATGAAGAAGGCGAGGAATCGGCCCTCGCCGCAACCCGCGAGCTGGAGGAGGAGACTGGCTATCGCGCGGGGCGGATGGAGGCTGCGGGCGACTTTTACAGTTCGCCCGGCATGGTGTCGGAAAGCTTCTGCCTCTTCCGCGCCCACGATCTTCAAAAAACCGGCGAAGGTGGAGGCGTCGATGGCGAGGATATTCGCGTCCACCGCGTCCCGATCGCTGATGTGGCTGACCGGATCGAAGCTTGGCGCGCCGAAGGCTTCGCGATCGACGTGAAGCTGCTGCTGTTGCTGGGACCGGAGCTTAGCCGGTAA